Genomic DNA from Etheostoma cragini isolate CJK2018 chromosome 7, CSU_Ecrag_1.0, whole genome shotgun sequence:
GTCACTTATGTGGTACTTATATGCAGCACATTACAGCACGTTCCCACTCTAGAATCATCCTACTTATAGGATATatatgtttgtcattttatgtttaatgatAACAAAGCCTGCCTTTAGGCAAGAAGACAAACTCTTGCACAAATAGCACTAAGATCTGCCCTGATGCTAACCTAGTGGAAAGGTTTTCCAAAATATTCACTCAAGCTCAATGTTAGAGAATATTAAAAGCCTGAACTCAATCAGAAAGCAAAGGCAAAGACGTTTCAAAAGGATCTAGTGACCAGAGTTTCAGGCTGACATGATTCCAAAAAATTGAGTGCAGCATTGAGTCAAGAAAGAATCAGAAGGAGGAATTTCCTACCTTTCTGAAGCCCTTCAGAGTGTGACAACATGCCCTTTCTGAAGCCCTTCAGAAAGGGCATGTTGTCACACCCCGATTGGCCAAGAGCAAAATACACCAAGCTGTTCTCAATTTTTATTGGGGAGTCAGGAGCTACACCCTATGCAACAGGTGTTCTAAATAACTACAATCAACTCAGGGGAATTGTGATATTCAGCTGAAACAAATTGAGCTATGACAGGTAAACATTACACAAGAATCAAGCCGGTGTTGTGGCtgatcaccccccccccccaacagtgGTCAGCAAAACCCTCAATGTGTAAGGTATATTCAGGGGCCGTTCATACCGAGAAGCATCACTAGAAAAGTATCGCCAGCAATACCATTGTTTTTCTACTGTGTGGTATAGTAAGTTTGTGTATACAAATCATACCAAtggtagtctcgcattgccagaccttcctccacggcgctgcggaggaggagggtctggctagtccacacagccttcctggaaagaagaaatacatgcacaggtttattggcatttatttatcccttgtgttgtcttcccgcgaACCtggaaatttaaaatgaaaaaccttttatcaaggcTTTGGTTATCTTTTTCGACCCtgttgtgccccccccccccaaccaatcacagttgtatTAGTTTAAtaatgccaacacaaaaaagcTGAAAGTAAAGGACATCCGtccaaaatgagggacatcaaGCAGAATTTCCGACAGCACCtaaacaatcccggaagtggactGTTGCGGAtacaaatgacagtaacaatgTAAACAACACATACTAGGCAATTGTGATACATATTGTAAAACAAcctgttgtttgtgtattttaggTTGTTGGGTTGTGTTGTTGAGAGTTGATCCTGAGATCTGTAACACATATTTTGGATGTGAGATCTACTTTTTGTACTGAGCTGGAGGAACTGTGTGAAGAGTTCTGAGCTCAGTGTTTAGAAATATGTCCCCAACACCATCCAGCAGTTTAACATCTGGCCACTAGAGTGTGGTGTTACACTGATCTGTGTGCCCCAGACCACAGACCTCTGAACAACACGCCTCAATGCCTAACTGGAAAACAagtaaacagtatttttttcctattttatttgaTATAAGTGATCTGTAATTCCGTTGGGTGACATGGTGTGTGGTGATCATCCTGCAACCAAATCTTGGAATGACTACTGAAATGAGTGATAGGTCACATGGGGTGTGGCTTTTTACAGGAAAGTGAAACTGACGGTTTAATATAATGCCAAGTCAGTCAGTCTGGCAGAGCAAAGAGAGGGGGAGGTAGAGTTGAGCCATGGCGTCTGCTTTTTACTCTGAAGATTTGACTTGTCCTGTTTGTCTGTCCATCTTCACAGATCCAGTGACACTTCTCTGCGGACACTCTTTCTGCAGAGGATGCATCACGGCGGTTCTGAGCGCACAGCCCCAGTGTCCACAGTGTCGCACAGCTGTTCCAGATGTGGCATGCCTTCCAACCAGCCACATATTGAAAAGCCTTGCTGAAAAGGCCAAAGAAGgagtgaagagaaagaaagagcatgGGGAAGAGAAAGCAGAGGTATGTTGGTGCTTTCCATATGGGTAATGTAGGCAATATCTACTAAGCCAGTGAAGCATGACATATGTTGATAATTTTGGGACCTTTTACACATGTTAGGCTTTGTATCATTATACCCTCTGCCTGTAAACAGTGCAGTGTCAGACCCCAGAGTTTTTAATAAGGTCAGGCTGTATCAGTCCTATAAAACAAATGGGAAtgtggttaaaaacaaaagatgcatTCATATTATTCATAAATAAGAAAGCCTACATCTTGATGTAAATGAgttgatttaatattttgtgcatGAGGTGTGGCGACGCCCTcagttggttttgtttttgagaaTGGCTTCCTTAGAGAAACCGTCCCACTCCAAAGTCACGAGGCTCGGAAGGGGATGATGCAACACGTTCAATAAAACACCACGAGGCACGTTGATGCTGTTAACCCCGTATGTAGTCAGCAGCTGAGCTTGTTGCAGGTTTAAATGTCGAAACagattgtttttatcattattaccattacataacataacatatagGCTAGGCTTACTGCagtggtggcagtagctcagttaGTAGgttgctcttgagcaaggcacctaacccccaactgctcggggcgcctttccatgggtagcccccctcccccccccccacacacacacacacactctgacatctctccatttagtgcatgtataggtactgagcatgtgtgtgtaacttaggcctgtgtgtaatgtgtgtaataacaactaATAACgattaataaagtattgttATGTTACTAAGTACATATACTCATGTACTGTACTgaaatacaaatttgaggtacttgcactttacttgagtcttttcttttcatgccactttctacttttactccgctacatttcagagggaatattatactttttactacattcatctgacaaaATAAGACTTGTGCACATAAAACACGTGTAGTTtatgaagtacaattttttgttttatattaaatacttttacttagataacattttcaattcaggGGTTTGTGTACTGGCCTAACGTAATATCCATGCACGTTTCAGATAGGCCTATAGCAAATGTAACATCTACATCTGACATTTAAACCACCTAAAACGCATGCATGTAAACGTTTACTGTACATATAGCCTCAATACACCTGTATCTCTGTGATGgatgcaaaaatgtattaaactcTAAAAAAATGACTGTATTCATCTGTAACGTGTTTCTTTACAGACACTATCACTGCTTTGTGTCTGTCCACTTTTTTCATGTGTCATTGTCGTTGTATTTACTAATAGATAcatgatacatttttctttgttccaGTCAGCTGAGCTGTGCCCTGAGCATGAAGAAAAGCTGAAACTGTTCTGCGTCACAGATCAGCAGTTAGCGTGTATCATATGCCGCGATGGGGAGAGGCACGAAGGACACAGGTTTAAACCCATCAAAGAAGCAGCCGCAGCGCTCAGACTGGAGTTGGAGGAGGGCATGGAGAACATTTGTGACGATATCCTCACTACAGAGAGCCTAGCAAACACGCAGAGggaagaaataacaaaaaccaAAGAGATGTCTCAGCAGCTGACCACCCAAATCCACAGACAGTTTGAGCAGATGCACCAGTTTCTGCGAAAGAGAGAAGATGAGATAAAGAATGAGctgaaacacaaagaggaaGATGCTGTTGAGAAAATGAGCAAGAACTTGAATGAGATAGAAACAGCTTTGGGTGAGAGCAGAGAGCTGGAGAGAAAAGTGAAATCAGTAGTGAAAATTGAAGACTCAGAGAAGTTCTTAAAGAGCTGGGCTGAGGGTAACACCACAGCCACTCCAGAGCATTTATTCCAGTCCAGAGCATTTGATCTACAAGTGGTCAagacctctctctctttggggCCGTATGAAAGCCATCTGCAGTTCTTTATCTGGAAAGAGATGCTTCAGGTGATCCAGCCACGAGCAGAGCTGCTGTCACTCAAAAGCAACAATAGAGACATAACTGTGTCTGATGATGGCCGCAGTTTGTTTAGTACTCTCAATGGCATGCAGGCTCCGCAGAGTTTCTCCTCTGCTTCAGGCTTTGCATTTAGTTCTGCTGCAGgatcacacaaaataaaagactatAACTATGGCGCCAGCACAAGATCAGGATGCAAATCCTTTTTTGGCAATTTTGGCACCCAAATGATGGCAAACCATGCATTTAGTGTCAATGAGTTCACTTCAGGGCAGCATTACTGGGAAACAGAGGTTGGACACGGAAACTATTGGGAACTTGGGATAAAAGATAATTTCCTGAAATATGATAACCAAAAATATGCCATCTGTAGTTCAAATATAACCACAGAGGTCGTATTTGCAGCCAGACCAAGAAAGATTGGGATCTACCTAAACTGCACATCCAACACGCTCTCCTTCTATAATGCAGACAACATGAAACATGCCCACACCGTGAGACCTACTGTCATGTTGATGCCACTGTCGGCATATTTCAACATTAGAGCCGCAGCAACAGAGCTTAACCCTCTGACAGTGTGCTGGTACTGAAGTCAAGATCAAAAGTACCACTCATCTTCAGCCGTGAGCGGGAAATGAGCAGAAAAAGTTAGGCAAAACCCAAGCTCCATATCACAGGAGATTAATAGAATGAATACATCAACAAATGAGAAAATTACTTCCAAAAACATGATATTTTACAGCGTGTTACATATTTGTATGGCTTTGTTCAACATGTCTATGTACCATtcattgcttttgtttgttACATTTGAATGCTTGTGGTTATGGTGTATGGTATATGGATTACCAGATAaattcatttgaattttttgttttctttttttttacgctACGGTACTGAATTGGCTTTATCTGCTGTGTGCATGAGATACTCCATGCCCCTCTGACACCACTGGAGGGTGGTGTTATCATGCGTCGCCAGACCTCTGCTGAATGAGGCCGTGAACAACAAATAGTTTTTGGCTTGGTTGTATGTAAGTTTtcaaaaaaactatataaagtATGGATGCCCCATTATACTCAATATACATTTGTTGGCTCAAGatgtgaaataattaaaaaataaaaatacgttgacatgtatttacatttgaCATGTATCTATTGAACATGTCCTCTCACACAGACTGAAAGGGGACACTGAGAATCAACAAAAACTCTGCTTGATTAAAAAATCTCCCTTTTCATAAATTAACGGGGGTATGGGTGGCGGCATTCTTTTAAAATTTCTGTCAAAGATCCTATcatctcattgttttttttcctgtatcaAGGCATACATTGttatatagtttatttttacttctttaTGTCAATGTGTTGTTGTCTCTGCCACTTTGTTATTGAATTTCTGTGGATGCTAATAGGGGTTTTCAGGGACTACTATACAAATTTCTAGGATGTTATTAATAGGGAAGGAGCTTTCAAGATCTATAAAATATGCTTgagcttgtttttttatattgaaatcCCATTTCCCAGTGGATTGTCTCAATATGACTTTGGTCATTTTATAAATACATCATGTAGATATGTCTATTCTTTGTGACTTCATTTATTCACATAATTGTAGTCCGATGCATTTGTTGCTTTTGAAACAGTTGTTCATTATTCattccatgtaaaaaaaacagctattgGCATGAGTCATGCTCGGGTGTGTCCATGATCCCATGGTTGTAGCCTCACCCAAGGGTGGGAACAAGACTCAATGagccttattttttttttattatacatccCAGAGATACAAATATGCCTCAACATGTTGAATAGTTGAAATGTGATCATGATGTAGTTATTTATtagcaaataaatacattgaatTTCACATGGATTATTATATAGacaatatataggcctatataaatatgtaaataaaatgaatttgattCAAGACTTTTGTCATATTGTATTTGTcagtctctgaagtctcttttatatagaccttagtggtcccctaatactgtatctgaagtctcttttttatagaccttagtggtcccctaatactgtatctgaagtctcttttttatagaccttagtgtttcATTATCATGCACAAaagtgtgagtatgtgtgtgtatttgtgtgtttagtgtgtcaACATCAGGAGGATGCATGGGCAAGTCTAAGAATTAACATCTTCTGAATGTGTATGGTTTTCCCCCtttattgcaaataaaaatTGCTTCTTAAAATATTGCTATAAATGGAGAAAGCatgaagaaattaaaattatacacattttttttcacactctATGAGTCACACATTGCAGTGCTAAAAATACCCAGAAATGATCAAACTGTTTTTGAGCATTCCTGTCTGAGAGTGTGGCCTTGCTGCTAACGGAAATACATTATTGTTAAGATGATTATTGTCCCCATTGTTATTTCACATGCAGACATTGATGACCGACTGGTTTAAGtcatcagatttttttctccctccagaAAACAAGAACATCCATAAGAATATAGACGCAGTGCAGATTGATGATTTGTTTTGAATGGAGCTGCAAAGTCAGgataaaaacaccacaaacgAATTACTGAGTTAGAAACGGTCCAACAAGGTGAGGACAGGCTGGGGGCTGTTATGTGCACGGACTCTGGGTGGACGCGTTATTAAACCAGCTTCAAAAGCTCACCTTGTGCATTATATACTCATAATAATTGCTGTGTGAATGCATGGGGGTtcaaaataagtgtgtgtgtgtgtgtgtgtgtgtgtgtgtgtgtgatagagagagATGGTCTCATTGTACGTCTAAGTCCACAGTAAGCTACTTCATTTGTCCTGTAAGAAAACTGCTGCCTGGTTAACCATGATTAATACCTGCTGAATAGTTATCTGCGGTTTCGGCTGTGAGGAGCCAGTTCTACTGTTGTGAACCAGAGCGGTATCTTCATTAATCAAAGCGGGAGCTGCTGTCTAGTTAGCATTCATCATGGGCTATATTATGATATTCAGTTCAGATATTCAGTGTGGAGGAGTGTGTGCCtggacagatagagagagaaagagagagagagagagagagagagagagagagagcaaaagagagaggtGAACAGGCCGAGAAATCAATGCATGTGGAGAAAGGCTGTTCTCAGCAGTAAAGGGTTGTGGGGGGGGCTCAGTAATCAAGTCTTTTCTGTGCAAAATTAATGAGAGGGCGTTTCACTGCATACGGGCCGTGGAGATCTGTCGACATCCAGCCCAACACTGGCCTAACAACGGAGGAGACGCTATAGGGCCAGGGACAAAGAAGCAGAGGAGCATGCGGCTTCGGACCGCTCACAGACAAAAActcaccagcacacacacaactgtaaaGACAGAGAGCATGTAGGAGTCAAACACTCATCCACATACTGGTCACAGGCAAGTAGTGACACAATGTCAGTCAGTACGTTAGGTGGGCATTCAGCCTATGTTTGCCGTCAGACAGTGCAGCAAAAATGCAGgtctttctatttattttgaacAGGTGTAATGCGTTCAGGGTTAGGTTAGActggctttgccagaccttcctccacaaggctgcggaggagggtctggctagtccacacagcattctgggatgggagaaaaacatgctctggtttattgacatttttgtaaaccaatcacaattgttagGCGGCGCTAAGCACCAGACAGATCAACAGTGTCTTTGCAAAAAACTCGGTAAGGAACATTTCTTGGTGGAACGTATACGTCCCAATGTTGCTTTAGTGGGACAAAAGACAtgtagattggacagatatctACATGTCTTTtgtctagctatctgtctggattgGACCCTGAAGAGATCTTagaagcagttaaccacagtcctcagaaatcataaaaaagaaagcggaaggtaacaaaaagagtaaaatacgATGAAATATCAGTCGGCAAaagagcaatcctggaagtggaacatcgtgaaTATGCAATAGGGTTCGATAAGTTAATCAAGTTATACTCATTTTCAATGTTGTACTTTACTCACGTATGTCCATATTTTGCTACTTTAAACTTCTTGGCTGCATTTTGAaggtaaatattgtacattttacccATGCAACATTAATTTGACAGGTATAGAAACAACTTTGACATGCTATTCAAGTTACTAGTTGCTGATAGAGGTTTGCCATTGCTACATAAGATCAGTTCATATGATGCattactgtatataaagtagttaaaagCACCACAGCAGAATCCCAACGTTGTGGATAGCAATGAGAGTGTCTGCATCAAAATGATTCATgacaaagcaaagaaaagataGTGTGAGGAAACGTACTTGCCAAAGTACACAATCCATTCATCTACagaatgtcaaaatgtgttttaatgtgtttttctctttcagaaaACTCAGAGAAGTGATGTGCCCGACGGTTTCTTAACCATTCAATGAAGACGTCATCAGAAACTCTTTTGGAGAAGAGCAGGCAATGAACAAgaatacctggcaggtgattggtGGTAGAATGGATGATGGAGTCAGGTTTAGGCATGGGGAGTAGGGTATGAATTCCAgagtaagccaatcagaggcattCAAGGCAGAATATGGCGGACCAAGAGGCACGTCCTGTGACACTGACACTTCTAGCGGATCCGATTTAGCATCTAGCATAACTGGTTGAGCACTTTTTCTATCCCatccgccattgttgttttgaacaaactGTCAGTAGTTCCTAAAAggatgcacaaacacattgcTTCAAGCCTAGTCTATATAGACGCTGTTTTATTCGTACAATTGTTCTCCCtacgtgcacatgttccaccaaaacaacgtTATTCCAGAAGATATTTTGCGGAGGCACCATACCTGCCAATTGCGCTTAACAGGGCCCAAGACGATTAATaaaccaaaacacttttttctcccatcctggaatgttgtgtggactggccagacGTTTCTGCAGTGCTGTGAGGGAAGGTCAGGCAATGCAAGACAACTTTAAGCCTGAtaagatggatttttgtgtgatCTTGCGATATTGTGATAATCTTGCTGCCTCAAGTCTATGAAAATCTGAATCTAATTCCCCTCAGCTTTACGGACCATTTTAGCATCTTATAGTTTGGGTGTTCCGGCTTGTTTTAGTTCAGCCTCACAGCTTTAGTTGGAGTAGATTTCTAGCCGCAACcagaaactgttaaaaaatgcctaaaaaagctaaaaagctCGTAAAACTCCCTGTACAATATCTGCCAAGCtgcaaacagaagaaaacaacacatttgagaAGTAGCTGGTGAAAAATAGTGAAGCAGTTGACAGAGCTGAGAGTAATTATTACTTACTTTCATATGGAGCCCAGAGTCCCAACTTAAAATGAATGCTAACGTTGCTCCATCattgctggatgtgtaaatatgaAACAGTTCATTCAATGTATCAACTTAATAGGTGATATCAGTgttgtttacagcttgtttctgctaATGTCAAGAGGCCAAAAATCAGTTATTGCAGATTTAAAATACTGCTTACACATAAAGACAAATTGTCACGGTCGGGCCAGAAACCTTGTATCTCCATATTTCGtcattgcaattttcttttcataaatcaatgctaTTTGTTACCCTTTACGTCTGGTTCAAATcagccttttttccatttcctaaGAAAACAGCGGATTTGGACATACAAGGTTTTCACCCGACTGCGGCAAAATGATAAATAACACTgattgagacacacacacacacacacacacacatattgtaacATTTGGAAGCTC
This window encodes:
- the LOC117948227 gene encoding nuclear factor 7, brain-like; translation: MASAFYSEDLTCPVCLSIFTDPVTLLCGHSFCRGCITAVLSAQPQCPQCRTAVPDVACLPTSHILKSLAEKAKEGVKRKKEHGEEKAESAELCPEHEEKLKLFCVTDQQLACIICRDGERHEGHRFKPIKEAAAALRLELEEGMENICDDILTTESLANTQREEITKTKEMSQQLTTQIHRQFEQMHQFLRKREDEIKNELKHKEEDAVEKMSKNLNEIETALGESRELERKVKSVVKIEDSEKFLKSWAEGNTTATPEHLFQSRAFDLQVVKTSLSLGPYESHLQFFIWKEMLQVIQPRAELLSLKSNNRDITVSDDGRSLFSTLNGMQAPQSFSSASGFAFSSAAGSHKIKDYNYGASTRSGCKSFFGNFGTQMMANHAFSVNEFTSGQHYWETEVGHGNYWELGIKDNFLKYDNQKYAICSSNITTEVVFAARPRKIGIYLNCTSNTLSFYNADNMKHAHTVRPTVMLMPLSAYFNIRAAATELNPLTVCWY